Below is a window of Natronorubrum halophilum DNA.
TCACGGGATCGATTTGTCGATAGCGATCGATAATTCACGATCCTGAGGCGACGCGAAGGTTTTGTCACTGGACGTGGGGAATCAGCGTATGTCGATCGTGAAAACCGGCGAAAGCCGGTCGCTCGCGAGTTCTTTCGGCGAGTGTCGACCCGAGAGCCGGCGCGTTGGAGGTCGGTGAACCCGTGTCCACCCACGTCGATCCCGACCTCATCGTGCTCGTCGCAGCCATCGTCGGACTCGGCGTCGCCGCTCAGTTTCTGGCGACGAAGTACCGCGTCCCGAGCGTTCTCTTTCTCATCCTCGCGGGCGTCGCTATCGGGCCCGAGGGACTCGGCCTCGTCACGGCAGACACCTTCGGCGAAGCGCTCTCGACCATCGTCGGGGTGAGCGTCGCCATCATCGTCTTCGAGGGCTCGTTTCGGCTCGAACTCGGGATTCTCCGACACGCACCGCGGGCGGTCGGACGGTTGGTCACGGTCGGCGCGGCGATCGCGTTTTTCGGGACGGCGCTAACCGTTCGGCTCCTGCTCGAGACGGGCTGGGATATCGCACTTCTCGTCGGCGCGTTACTCGTCGCGACCGGCCCGACGGTTATCACGCCGATTCTCGCGGTGGTTCGCGTCCGCGAGGACGTCGCGACGACGCTCGAGGTGGAGGGGATCGTCAACGACGTCACCGCCGCGATCCTCGCGATCGTCATTTTCAAAGCGATGACGTCCCGGGCGCTCTCGCCGGACGGCTACGTCGTCCTGTTCGCCGAGCGTCTCGGGGCGGGGATTCTCATCGGACTCGCGATCGCGGGCGTGGTCTGGCTCCTCCTAACGCGGGTCGAACTCCCGACCCAGGAATCGATA
It encodes the following:
- a CDS encoding cation:proton antiporter; the encoded protein is MSTHVDPDLIVLVAAIVGLGVAAQFLATKYRVPSVLFLILAGVAIGPEGLGLVTADTFGEALSTIVGVSVAIIVFEGSFRLELGILRHAPRAVGRLVTVGAAIAFFGTALTVRLLLETGWDIALLVGALLVATGPTVITPILAVVRVREDVATTLEVEGIVNDVTAAILAIVIFKAMTSRALSPDGYVVLFAERLGAGILIGLAIAGVVWLLLTRVELPTQESIRTARLLALAGAVVAFAIADSLFSEAGIAAAATAGFTLGNLELPHREHILQFKQDVTVLVLSFVFITLAALLEFSELFALGTAGVALVVVLMFVLRPLLVFVSTVGGRFTVRERLFISFVGPRGIVPASVATLFAIRLRTAAPPTNPAGADIVLGSVFLVILVTVVLEAGLARQIATVLGVIRSEE